A window from Nycticebus coucang isolate mNycCou1 chromosome X, mNycCou1.pri, whole genome shotgun sequence encodes these proteins:
- the LOC128577882 gene encoding wee1-like protein kinase 2: MDDKYDTKELRQKLNFSYSEEEPESKGQKKAQESREAQNQTPKKGKGQDLEAKLFLSRTPLKNLRELDISEDELDISEEEDKSPDQILKNLVSPPLQCPQTPPRPNKRSVMLHSDRPSTPENTPNPLVLSPVKKRPPKSSKHLKITPVPFGNEMASLALVNINPFTPESDRKLFLQSSGKRKIQGDLEEAGLEEAQGPSPKRCVLRETNMASRYQKEFLEVEKIGVGEFGIVYKCIKRLDGCVYAIKRSMKSFTELSNETLALHEVYAHAVLGHHPHVVRYYSSWAENDHMIIQNEYCNGGSLQAAIAENTKSGNHFPEPKLKDILLQISFGLKYIHNAGMVHMDIKPSNIFICHRMQSESLGVLDEVENEADWFLSANVIYKIGNLGHVTSISKPKVEEGDSRFLADEIVQKDYQNLPKADIFALGLTIAVAAGAESLPANGAAWHCIREGNFSAIPQELSEDFDSLLKSMIHPNPGERPSAAALARNRVLRPSLGKAEELRKQLNLEKYKTATLERKLREARQAQFPQGYPGVAETHARSGSRKHLAGRKSEKKSSSVNLG; this comes from the coding sequence ATGGATGACAAATATGATACGAAAGAACTGAGGCAGAAATTAAACTTTTCCTACAGTGAGGAAGAACCTGAGAGCAAAGGACAGAAGAAAGCACAAGAAAGCAGGGAGGCCCAGAACCAAACCCCAAAGAAGGGTAAAGGTCAGGACTTGGAGGCAAAGCTCTTTCTGTCTAGAACTCCCCTTAAAAACCTACGTGAACTCGACATATCTGAGGACGAACTTGACATATCTGAGGAAGAAGACAAAAGTCCAGATCAGATTCTGAAGAATCTAGTGTCACCGCCTCTCCAATGTCCTCAGACACCACCCCGACCAAACAAAAGGAGCGTGATGCTTCACAGTGACCGCCCTTCTACTCCCGAAAACACTCCGAACCCGTTGGTGCTTTCTCCCGTAAAGAAGCGTCCACCCAAAAGCTCTAAGCACTTGAAAATCACACCTGTTCCCTTTGGGAATGAGATGGCTTCATTGGCTCTGGTCAATATCAATCCCTTCACCCCAGAGTCCGATAGAAAGTTATTCCTTCAATCCAGTGGCAAGAGGAAAATCCAAGGAGATCTTGAGGAAGCTGGTCTAGAGGAAGCCCAAGGGCCGTCTCCCAAGAGATGTGTTCTACGAGAAACCAACATGGCTTCCCGCTATCAAAAAGAATTCTTGGAGGTAGAAAAAATTGGGGTTGGAGAATTTGGTATAGTCTACAAGTGCATAAAGAGGCTGGATGGATGTGTTTATGCAATAAAGCGCTCTATGAAATCTTTCACAGAGTTATCAAATGAGACTTTGGCTTTGCATGAAGTTTATGCTCATGCAGTTCTCGGGCATCACCCCCACGTGGTGCGCTACTACTCCTCGTGGGCAGAAAATGACCACATGATCATTCAGAATGAATACTGCAATGGTGGCAGCTTGCAAGCTGCTATAGCTGAAAACACTAAGTCTGGTAATCATTTCCCAGAGCCCAAACTCAAGGATATCCTTCTACAGATTTCCTTTGGACTTAAGTATATCCACAATGCTGGCATGGTGCACATGGACATCAAACCCAGTAACATCTTCATTTGCCACAGGATGCAAAGTGAGTCCCTTGGAGTCTTAGACGAAGTTGAAAATGAAGCTGATTGGTTTCTCTCTGCCAATGTGATATATAAAATCGGTAACCTGGGTCATGTGACATCAATAAGCAAACCCAAAGTAGAAGAAGGAGACAGTCGCTTCCTGGCTGATGAGATTGTGCAAAAGGATTACCAGAACCTTCCCAAAGCAGATATATTTGCCTTGGGATTAACAATTGCAGTGGCTGCTGGAGCAGAGTCATTACCTGCCAATGGTGCTGCATGGCACTGCATCCGAGAGGGTAACTTTTCCGCCATTCCTCAGGAGCTCTCAGAAGACTTTGACAGTCTCCTCAAGAGTATGATCCACCCTAATCCAGGAGAGAGACCTTCTGCAGCAGCTCTGGCCAGAAATCGAGTTCTACGCCCCTCCCTAGGGAAAGCTGAGGAGCTCCGGAAGCAGCTGAATTTGGAAAAGTACAAGACGGCCACACTGGAAAGGAAACTGAGAGAAGCCCGGCAGGCCCAGTTCCCACAGGGATACCCTGGGGTCGCTGAGACCCACGCACGATCAGGAAGCAGGAAACACTTGGCGGgaagaaagagtgaaaaaaagtcTTCAAGCGTTAACCTGGGGTGA